One genomic segment of Mustelus asterias chromosome 26, sMusAst1.hap1.1, whole genome shotgun sequence includes these proteins:
- the ndufs7 gene encoding NADH dehydrogenase [ubiquinone] iron-sulfur protein 7, mitochondrial: MATLGVLRLGRFVPIVCRPSSLLANQSQCLHQTTVTEKADSSTLAKQTSSAVAAKKSSLPSNKGEFVITKLDELINWARRSSLWPMTFGLACCAVEMMHMAAPRYDMDRFGIVFRASPRQSDVMIVAGTLTNKMAPALRKVYDQMPEPRYVVSMGSCANGGGYYHYSYAVVRGCDRIVPVDIYVPGCPPTAEALLYGILQLQKKIKRERRLSIWYRK, from the exons ACCCAGTTCACTCCTTGCTAATCAATCACAGTGTCTCCATCAAACCACAGTGACAGAAAAAGCAGACAG CTCCACACTGGCAAAACAGACAAGCAGTGCAGTAGCTGCCAAGAAGTCTTCACTTCCCAGCAATAAAGGGGAGTTTGTCATCACAAAACTAGATGAGCTGATAAATTGGGCCCGGCGG AGCTCTTTGTGGCCCATGACCTTTGGGCTCGCCTGCTGCGCCGTCGAAATGATGCACATGGCAGCGCCTAGGTATGACATGGACAGGTTCGGCATAGTCTTCCGTGCCAGTCCTCGGCAGTCGGACGTTATGATCGTGGCTGGCACCCTCACAAACAAAATGGCTCCAGCCCTTCGAAAG GTTTATGATCAGATGCCTGAACCTCGCTATGTAGTCTCCATGGGCAG CTGTGCAAATGGTGGTGGTTATTACCATTACTCCTACGCCGTGGTGAGGGGCTGTGACAGAATTGTGCCGGTAGATATTTATGTTCCAG GCTGCCCGCCCACAGCTGAAGCACTTCTCTACGGAATTCTCCAACTGCAGAAGAAAATAAAGAGGGAAAGAAGATTAAGCATTTGGTATCGGAAATAG